The following are from one region of the Sandaracinus amylolyticus genome:
- the metK gene encoding methionine adenosyltransferase, translated as MQSGFVFSSESVSEGHPDKLCDRISDAVVGHYLRLDPRARVVAECALSTGIVFVSVRARSRASSVDVVDVVRATIRRIGYRDPALDADRCAVMTSIAEAPPAWRSGERVHPPLGDDEIDELTAQDQATVFGYACRQTPELMPLPIVLAHALVRRMDDLRHRGDLPELDADAKVQVSIEYAAGRPRRVYAITLLASQQSNGDGHSRRLERHLRERVIEPVFADREIRPDARTRIAVNPDGPIVHGGPAHHAGLTGRKTAVDTYGEYARHSGAALSGKDPSRIDRSGAYAARHAAKNVVAAGLAEQCEIALTYGIGLADPVSVQIETWGTSTIPEDELAARVVRAIDLRVGAILQRLGLRRLPHRDEHGFYPALATYGHFGREDLRAPWEALDAVDALRAS; from the coding sequence ATGCAGTCGGGGTTCGTGTTCTCGTCGGAGTCGGTCAGCGAAGGGCATCCCGACAAGCTCTGCGATCGCATCAGCGACGCGGTCGTCGGGCACTACCTGCGCCTCGATCCGCGGGCGCGTGTCGTCGCCGAGTGCGCGCTCTCGACCGGCATCGTGTTCGTGAGCGTGCGCGCGCGATCGCGAGCGAGCTCGGTGGACGTCGTCGACGTGGTGCGCGCGACGATCCGCCGCATCGGGTACCGCGATCCCGCGCTCGACGCCGATCGCTGCGCGGTGATGACGAGCATCGCGGAGGCGCCTCCCGCCTGGCGCTCCGGAGAGCGCGTGCACCCGCCGCTCGGCGACGACGAGATCGACGAGCTCACCGCGCAGGACCAGGCGACGGTGTTCGGCTACGCGTGCCGCCAGACGCCCGAGCTGATGCCGCTGCCGATCGTCCTCGCGCACGCGCTGGTGCGCCGCATGGACGACCTGCGCCACCGTGGGGACCTGCCGGAGCTCGACGCCGACGCGAAGGTGCAGGTGAGCATCGAGTACGCGGCGGGACGCCCCCGGCGCGTCTACGCGATCACGCTGCTCGCGAGCCAGCAGAGCAACGGCGACGGCCACTCGCGACGCCTCGAGCGCCACCTGCGCGAGCGCGTGATCGAGCCGGTGTTCGCCGATCGCGAGATCCGCCCCGACGCGCGCACCCGCATCGCGGTGAACCCCGACGGACCGATCGTGCACGGCGGTCCCGCGCACCACGCCGGGCTCACCGGCCGCAAGACCGCGGTCGACACCTACGGCGAGTACGCGCGCCACAGCGGCGCCGCGCTCTCGGGCAAAGACCCGTCGCGCATCGATCGTTCGGGCGCCTACGCGGCGCGCCACGCCGCGAAGAACGTCGTGGCCGCGGGGCTCGCGGAGCAGTGCGAGATCGCGCTCACGTACGGCATCGGGCTCGCCGATCCGGTGAGCGTGCAAATCGAGACCTGGGGCACCTCGACGATCCCCGAGGACGAGCTCGCGGCGCGCGTGGTGCGCGCGATCGATCTCCGAGTGGGCGCGATCCTGCAGCGGCTCGGGCTGCGTCGCCTCCCGCATCGCGACGAGCACGGCTTCTACCCCGCGCTCGCGACGTACGGGCACTTCGGGCGCGAAGATCTGCGCGCCCCGTGGGAGGCGCTCGACGCCGTGGACGCGCTGCGCGCGTCGTGA
- a CDS encoding outer membrane protein transport protein, which produces MTISVLDCMESSADDVRTGGPGLEAETAKRKEQSLAGARGPSEDAAPMRSSSLAALALLAVLAPSRARAGNDDAVLLGNEAAMTGGAVSAVVSDGSATWYNPAGIAAVDRDTLDLSGSATMLRIADTPGLLRSATGAQANGGYYEFLGIPSAVTLVRRLDCITSLGLGIFVPQLTGHTDRVGLEELTPDYLARFQLTQQESSSTYYGGITLGVALAPNLRIGVTLYGTYRQFALTTQFFGGAERDGEDVFAFGVGSLTSVQSVSIEVGAGIQWELVPGVHFGASLRSPGLLLGSAFHVTSSTFMGGPDGLDLDITAGSGLEPRIDMVTPARLRVGLAYRWDGGWIGIDGDVQHALVRPAIGVNREWVGGVRIGGRVQIDPSLSMGAGLFTDLDATRAVGDYGQTQIDFFGGTYGLELRNPHRLGEGENAADIVFVNTFALRYAVGVGRIGGLRFDTAADMGEGISIIEVDTQVHEISLHLGSALYF; this is translated from the coding sequence ATGACGATCTCGGTCCTCGACTGCATGGAATCCTCCGCCGATGACGTCCGCACCGGCGGCCCAGGGCTAGAGGCAGAGACCGCGAAACGCAAGGAACAGTCGCTTGCGGGCGCGCGAGGCCCATCCGAGGATGCCGCCCCGATGCGCTCCTCGTCCCTCGCCGCGCTCGCCCTGCTCGCCGTCCTCGCCCCATCGCGGGCCCGCGCCGGGAACGACGACGCGGTGCTCCTCGGCAACGAGGCCGCGATGACCGGCGGCGCGGTGAGCGCGGTCGTCAGCGACGGATCGGCCACCTGGTACAACCCCGCGGGCATCGCGGCGGTCGATCGCGACACCCTCGATCTGAGCGGCAGCGCGACCATGCTGCGCATCGCCGACACCCCCGGCCTGCTCCGCTCCGCGACCGGCGCCCAGGCGAACGGCGGTTACTACGAGTTCCTCGGCATCCCGAGCGCGGTCACGCTGGTGCGCCGCCTCGACTGCATCACCTCGCTCGGCCTCGGCATCTTCGTGCCGCAGCTCACCGGCCACACCGATCGCGTCGGCCTCGAGGAGCTCACGCCCGACTACCTCGCGCGGTTCCAGCTCACGCAGCAGGAGTCGAGCTCGACGTACTACGGCGGCATCACGCTCGGCGTGGCCCTCGCGCCCAACCTGCGCATCGGCGTCACGCTCTACGGCACCTACCGCCAGTTCGCGCTCACGACCCAGTTCTTCGGCGGCGCCGAGCGGGACGGCGAGGACGTCTTCGCGTTCGGTGTCGGGAGCCTCACCTCGGTCCAGAGCGTCAGCATCGAGGTCGGCGCCGGCATCCAGTGGGAGCTCGTGCCGGGCGTGCACTTCGGCGCGTCGCTGCGCTCTCCAGGACTGCTCCTCGGATCCGCCTTCCACGTGACCTCGTCGACCTTCATGGGCGGGCCCGACGGGCTCGATCTCGACATCACCGCCGGCAGCGGGCTCGAGCCGCGCATCGACATGGTCACGCCCGCGCGATTGCGCGTCGGGCTCGCGTATCGCTGGGACGGCGGGTGGATCGGCATCGACGGTGACGTGCAGCACGCGCTGGTCCGCCCCGCAATCGGTGTGAATCGCGAGTGGGTCGGCGGCGTGCGCATCGGCGGTCGCGTGCAGATCGACCCGTCGCTCTCGATGGGCGCCGGGCTCTTCACCGATCTCGACGCGACGCGCGCGGTGGGCGACTACGGGCAGACGCAGATCGACTTCTTCGGCGGGACCTACGGTCTCGAGCTCCGCAATCCGCATCGCCTCGGCGAGGGCGAGAACGCCGCGGACATCGTGTTCGTGAACACGTTCGCGCTGCGCTACGCGGTGGGCGTCGGCCGCATCGGCGGGCTCCGCTTCGACACGGCCGCGGACATGGGCGAGGGAATTTCCATCATCGAGGTCGACACCCAGGTGCACGAGATCTCGCTGCACCTCGGATCAGCCCTCTATTTCTGA
- a CDS encoding response regulator, which produces MVLPPRTHHLAGRRRGRPLLVFSDRARDARASTMTEGGVSKPIPAVKVLVVDDDKEICDYMETFLAKDGFQVTAKNDPTHVEEEVRVGGYHLVVLDLMMPKMDGLDVLKRIRKVDSDIAVVIFTGYPSLDSAVQAMKLDAVDYLRKPFNPEEFRAVLDRVMRKKGLIRTPEENLHRHIGETIRNLRKERNLTLKQMARRTALSVSLLSQIERAESSASISSLYKIAVALDVRIGDLFGDF; this is translated from the coding sequence GTGGTCCTGCCGCCTCGAACGCATCACCTCGCCGGTCGCCGGCGGGGGCGGCCGCTTCTTGTCTTCTCCGACCGGGCGCGTGACGCGCGAGCATCGACGATGACGGAGGGCGGTGTGAGCAAGCCGATTCCTGCGGTCAAGGTCCTGGTCGTCGACGACGACAAGGAGATCTGCGACTACATGGAGACCTTCCTCGCGAAGGATGGTTTCCAGGTCACCGCGAAGAACGATCCGACACACGTCGAGGAAGAGGTCCGCGTCGGCGGTTACCACCTCGTCGTGCTCGACTTGATGATGCCGAAGATGGACGGGCTCGACGTCCTCAAGCGCATCCGCAAGGTCGACTCGGACATCGCGGTCGTGATCTTCACCGGCTATCCGAGCCTCGACTCCGCCGTGCAGGCGATGAAGCTCGACGCCGTCGACTACCTGCGGAAGCCCTTCAATCCCGAAGAGTTCCGCGCGGTGCTCGACCGCGTGATGCGCAAGAAGGGTCTCATCCGGACGCCGGAGGAGAACCTCCACCGGCACATCGGCGAGACCATCCGCAACCTGCGCAAGGAGCGGAACCTGACGCTGAAGCAGATGGCGCGGCGCACCGCGCTCAGCGTGTCGCTGCTCAGCCAGATCGAGCGCGCCGAGTCGAGCGCGTCGATCAGCTCGCTCTACAAGATCGCGGTCGCGCTCGACGTGCGCATCGGCGATCTGTTCGGCGACTTCTGA
- a CDS encoding cation-translocating P-type ATPase, with amino-acid sequence MRHAEDSAIEPRVVHARVPGRVRLAIDGIRRRGDEARRVEASARALPGVHAARARARTGALLVEFDPQRTSVSAIVSALRVGAPEREVARVVRVGPLRSLASALRARSLVDDTWEIDVVALGRALATGAPRAALPAAMPAAPQPAWHAISARDVLATLESSEHGLGDAEVSARRDRDGPNALRAEARRSELAIFVAQLRSGPVALLAGSALLSVATGGLADAGVIALVVAANAGIGWLTESRAERTLGELGRTGPRRARVVRGGAVVEVDAEALVVGDVLVLAAGTLLAADARVIAADSLYADESSLTGESLPVEKRATESEREDVPLADRRAMVFRGTVVTGGSGRAVVVAIGDATEIGRIRALAAEIGTHETPMQRELRELGTKLVWTASTVCAGVLGVSLLRGATVRQALTSSISLAVAAVPEGLPTVAITTLALGVRRMREHGVLVRQLHAVEALGSVQTLCLDKTGTITENRMSVEQLCVSGRCVRATDAMLDDADVHALLEALALNNEVELDRAPDGSLVLVGSPTEAALVRLALDRGVDVAALRAARPIERLRPRTEGRGTMATQHGGALLVVKGRPSEVLASCARRLHQGRDEALDEAARTALEHANAMLAGQGYRVLAVARRALAEGEETVERDLVHLGLVAMADPPREGLDALMSTFHRARIDTVMITGDQPATAHAIARRVGLAREGRVDLLDATRIDAMDPALLRALAPKVQVFARVSPSQKLAIVRALQEGGRIVAMTGDGVNDAPALRAADVGVAMGRTGSDAARELADVVLLDDRLETMAIAIEHGRAIHDDVAKAVRFVVATNASEIMLTAIGVASGLGEPLTPLQLLWLNVLTDVLPELALAIEPPERDVLGRPPRDPHAPMFGGRELGRVAIEGGVITASALASFLWARTRWGAGPRAGSLAFASLSASQLVHAVHARSTRHVIWDRDRLPPNRAVPLTIAGSLALQIAAERLPIVRRVLGTAPIGPAGWIVALGSAAATLIANETLKATWRRDERAHGE; translated from the coding sequence ATGCGGCACGCGGAGGACAGCGCCATCGAGCCGAGGGTGGTGCACGCCCGCGTGCCCGGGCGGGTGCGGCTCGCGATCGACGGGATCCGTCGGCGCGGCGACGAAGCGCGACGGGTCGAGGCGAGCGCGCGTGCGCTGCCCGGAGTGCACGCGGCGCGCGCCCGTGCTCGGACCGGCGCGCTGCTGGTCGAGTTCGATCCCCAGCGCACGAGTGTGTCGGCGATCGTGTCGGCGCTGCGCGTCGGCGCACCGGAGCGCGAGGTGGCGCGGGTGGTGCGCGTGGGCCCGCTGCGCTCGCTCGCGTCGGCGCTGCGCGCGCGCTCGCTCGTCGACGACACGTGGGAGATCGACGTCGTCGCGCTCGGGCGTGCGCTCGCGACCGGTGCGCCCCGAGCCGCGCTGCCGGCGGCGATGCCCGCCGCGCCGCAGCCGGCGTGGCACGCGATCTCCGCGCGTGACGTGCTCGCGACGCTCGAGAGCTCCGAGCACGGGCTCGGCGACGCGGAGGTGAGCGCGCGGCGCGATCGCGACGGACCGAACGCGCTCCGCGCCGAGGCGCGCCGATCGGAGCTCGCGATCTTCGTCGCGCAGCTCCGGAGCGGGCCCGTCGCGCTGCTCGCGGGCTCGGCGTTGCTCTCGGTGGCGACCGGCGGGCTCGCCGATGCGGGCGTGATCGCGCTCGTCGTCGCGGCGAACGCGGGCATCGGGTGGCTCACCGAGAGCCGGGCGGAGCGCACGCTCGGAGAGCTCGGGCGCACCGGACCGCGTCGCGCGCGGGTGGTGCGCGGCGGTGCGGTGGTCGAGGTCGACGCCGAGGCCTTGGTCGTCGGCGATGTGCTCGTGCTCGCGGCGGGGACGCTGCTCGCCGCCGACGCGCGGGTGATCGCTGCGGACTCGCTCTACGCCGACGAGTCGTCGCTCACCGGCGAGAGCCTGCCCGTCGAGAAGCGCGCGACCGAGAGCGAGCGCGAGGACGTGCCGCTCGCCGATCGGCGCGCGATGGTGTTCCGCGGGACGGTCGTCACCGGTGGCAGCGGGCGCGCGGTCGTGGTCGCGATCGGCGACGCGACGGAGATCGGACGCATCCGCGCGCTCGCCGCGGAGATCGGCACCCACGAGACCCCGATGCAGCGCGAGCTGCGCGAGCTCGGCACGAAGCTGGTGTGGACCGCGAGCACGGTCTGCGCGGGCGTGCTCGGCGTCTCGCTGCTGCGCGGGGCCACGGTGCGACAGGCGCTCACGAGCTCGATCTCGCTCGCGGTCGCGGCGGTGCCCGAGGGCCTGCCCACCGTCGCGATCACCACGCTCGCGCTCGGCGTGCGGCGCATGCGCGAGCACGGCGTGCTGGTGCGTCAGCTCCACGCGGTCGAGGCGCTCGGCTCGGTGCAGACGCTCTGCCTCGACAAGACCGGCACGATCACCGAGAACCGCATGTCGGTCGAGCAGCTCTGCGTGAGCGGGCGCTGCGTGCGCGCCACCGACGCGATGCTCGACGACGCCGACGTGCACGCGCTGCTCGAGGCGCTCGCGCTGAACAACGAGGTCGAGCTCGATCGCGCGCCCGATGGCTCGCTCGTCCTCGTGGGCTCGCCCACCGAGGCCGCGCTGGTGCGGCTCGCGCTCGACCGCGGGGTCGACGTCGCGGCGCTCCGTGCGGCGCGTCCCATCGAGCGGCTGCGGCCGCGCACCGAGGGCCGCGGGACGATGGCGACCCAGCACGGCGGCGCGCTGCTCGTCGTGAAGGGGCGGCCCTCCGAGGTGCTCGCGTCGTGCGCCCGGCGCCTGCACCAGGGCCGCGACGAAGCGCTCGACGAGGCCGCGCGCACCGCGCTCGAGCACGCCAACGCGATGCTCGCGGGGCAGGGCTATCGGGTGCTCGCGGTCGCGCGACGCGCGCTCGCGGAGGGCGAGGAGACGGTCGAGCGCGATCTCGTGCACCTCGGGCTCGTCGCGATGGCCGATCCGCCGCGCGAGGGGCTCGATGCGTTGATGTCGACCTTCCATCGCGCGCGGATCGACACCGTGATGATCACCGGGGACCAGCCCGCGACCGCGCACGCGATCGCCCGGCGGGTCGGGCTCGCGCGCGAGGGTCGTGTCGACCTGCTCGATGCGACGCGCATCGACGCGATGGATCCCGCGCTGCTGCGGGCGCTCGCGCCGAAGGTGCAGGTGTTCGCGCGCGTCAGCCCCTCGCAGAAGCTCGCGATCGTGCGCGCGCTCCAGGAGGGCGGGCGCATCGTCGCGATGACCGGCGACGGCGTGAACGACGCACCGGCGCTGCGCGCGGCGGACGTCGGCGTCGCGATGGGACGCACCGGCAGCGACGCGGCGCGCGAGCTCGCGGACGTCGTGCTGCTCGACGATCGGCTCGAGACGATGGCGATCGCGATCGAGCACGGCCGCGCGATCCACGACGACGTGGCGAAGGCAGTGCGCTTCGTGGTCGCGACGAACGCGAGCGAGATCATGCTCACCGCGATCGGCGTGGCGAGCGGCCTCGGCGAGCCCCTGACGCCGCTGCAGCTCCTCTGGCTCAACGTGCTCACCGACGTGCTGCCCGAGCTCGCGCTCGCGATCGAGCCGCCCGAGCGCGACGTGCTCGGGCGCCCGCCCCGCGATCCCCACGCGCCGATGTTCGGAGGCCGCGAGCTCGGGCGCGTCGCGATCGAGGGCGGCGTGATCACCGCGTCGGCGCTCGCGTCGTTCCTCTGGGCGCGCACGCGCTGGGGCGCGGGTCCTCGCGCGGGCTCGCTCGCCTTCGCGAGCCTCTCCGCGAGCCAGCTCGTGCACGCGGTCCACGCGCGCTCGACGCGACACGTGATCTGGGATCGTGATCGCCTGCCGCCCAACCGCGCGGTGCCGCTGACGATCGCGGGATCGCTCGCGCTGCAGATCGCGGCGGAGCGCCTGCCGATCGTCCGCCGCGTGCTCGGCACCGCGCCGATCGGGCCCGCGGGATGGATCGTCGCGCTCGGCAGCGCGGCCGCGACGCTGATCGCGAACGAGACCCTGAAGGCGACGTGGCGGCGCGACGAACGAGCGCACGGAGAGTGA
- a CDS encoding DUF481 domain-containing protein, which translates to MQSRTEIVIAALALAGIASLGWAEPALAQQPASAAQHTEAVAAPPAEDADDEVFTIQLGGTLNFGNSRSLQLAGATNFLIHRDQHLFTLDLQATLGMAAIRDNTTREWSDFEDNARNILGRLRYDFFLDPDDAIFAAVAGRHDTFAGLDFRFQGQLGYMRNIFREGPANEHRAWGEVGFDVTVDDRYPNPLLNPDADPTTCGMVIDGMPTPPCFLPNLQDQYSVRVFLGYDNHMNEAWQFRTGLEALFDVVDGENVRLTSISEFRLRIDNNLQAGLRFTLLFDNVPVPGTDSVDTTTVLTLVYTLL; encoded by the coding sequence ATGCAGTCGAGGACCGAGATCGTCATCGCCGCGCTCGCGCTCGCGGGCATCGCTTCGCTCGGCTGGGCCGAGCCCGCCCTCGCCCAGCAGCCAGCCTCGGCCGCGCAGCACACCGAGGCGGTCGCCGCGCCGCCCGCGGAGGACGCCGACGACGAGGTGTTCACGATCCAGCTCGGCGGCACGCTGAACTTCGGCAACAGCCGCTCGCTGCAGCTCGCCGGCGCGACGAACTTCCTGATCCACCGCGACCAGCACCTGTTCACGCTCGATCTGCAGGCGACCCTCGGGATGGCCGCGATCCGCGACAACACCACGCGCGAGTGGTCGGACTTCGAGGACAACGCGCGCAACATCCTCGGGCGCCTGCGCTACGACTTCTTCCTCGATCCCGACGACGCGATCTTCGCGGCGGTCGCGGGTCGGCACGACACGTTCGCGGGCCTCGACTTCCGCTTCCAGGGCCAGCTCGGCTACATGCGGAACATCTTCCGCGAGGGGCCGGCGAACGAGCATCGCGCGTGGGGCGAGGTCGGCTTCGACGTGACGGTCGACGATCGTTATCCGAACCCGCTGCTGAACCCCGACGCGGATCCCACGACCTGCGGGATGGTGATCGACGGGATGCCGACGCCGCCGTGCTTCCTGCCGAACCTGCAGGACCAGTACTCGGTCCGCGTGTTCCTCGGCTACGACAACCACATGAACGAGGCCTGGCAGTTCCGCACCGGGCTCGAGGCGCTCTTCGACGTGGTCGACGGCGAGAACGTGCGCCTGACGTCGATCAGCGAGTTCCGCCTGCGCATCGACAACAACCTGCAGGCGGGCCTGCGCTTCACGCTGCTCTTCGACAACGTGCCGGTGCCGGGCACCGACTCGGTCGACACGACGACGGTGCTGACGCTCGTCTACACGCTGCTGTGA
- a CDS encoding NAD(P)/FAD-dependent oxidoreductase: MRRALPEEIELDLGLDEPDDPMSLRARAARILRVPPDALPHVALRKRSIDARGGRVRFHVVLGLREAGDTIALGDPQPRDVRGEPRVVIVGDGPCGLFAAYQLAREGIACVVVDRGKTVQPRRHDLKGLQRHGVVDPDSNYCFGEGGAGTYSDGKLYTRSHKRGPVRDVMEILALHGAPEDILVDARPHIGSNKLPKVVSGIRERLEQHGVRFEFGAKVVDLITTPHDKHRRVIGVRLDDGRELGADAVVMATGHSARDVFELLLRAGVTLEPKPFALGVRIEHPQPLIDRIQYGRDFQHPKLPAASYKVVQQVEERGVFSFCMCPGGWIVPASTEPDGLVVNGMSLSRRDSPFANSGLVVACEVHDWERAGFHGPLGGVELQRTIERAAMQAGNGMLKAPATRATDFVRGHASSSAPTSSYLPGLEATNVADVLDVAGIPFSKRLREALGAFDRRMRGYVGEDAVLVGVESRTSAPVRVPRDPETLLSPSLDGLYPAGEGAGYAGGIVSAALDGMRVAVAITERLRVATSA, translated from the coding sequence GTGCGCCGCGCGCTTCCCGAGGAGATCGAGCTCGATCTCGGGCTCGACGAGCCCGACGATCCGATGTCGCTGCGCGCCCGCGCCGCGCGCATCCTTCGCGTCCCGCCCGACGCACTGCCCCACGTCGCGCTGCGCAAGCGGTCGATCGACGCGCGCGGTGGGCGCGTCCGCTTCCACGTGGTGCTCGGCCTGCGCGAGGCCGGCGACACCATCGCGCTCGGCGATCCCCAGCCTCGCGACGTCCGCGGCGAGCCGCGGGTCGTGATCGTCGGCGATGGGCCCTGCGGGCTCTTCGCGGCCTACCAGCTCGCGCGCGAGGGCATCGCGTGCGTGGTCGTCGATCGCGGCAAGACGGTCCAGCCGCGCCGCCACGACCTCAAGGGCCTCCAGCGCCACGGCGTCGTCGATCCCGACAGCAACTACTGCTTCGGCGAGGGCGGCGCCGGGACGTACTCCGACGGCAAGCTCTACACGCGCTCGCACAAGCGCGGCCCGGTGCGCGACGTGATGGAGATCCTCGCGCTGCACGGCGCGCCCGAGGACATCCTCGTCGACGCGCGCCCCCACATCGGCTCGAACAAGCTGCCCAAGGTCGTCTCGGGGATCCGCGAGCGCCTCGAGCAGCACGGCGTGCGCTTCGAGTTCGGCGCGAAGGTCGTCGATCTGATCACGACCCCTCACGACAAGCATCGCCGCGTGATCGGCGTGCGCCTCGACGACGGTCGCGAGCTCGGCGCCGACGCGGTGGTGATGGCGACCGGACACTCCGCGCGCGACGTGTTCGAGCTGCTGCTCCGCGCGGGGGTGACCCTCGAGCCCAAGCCCTTCGCGCTCGGCGTGCGCATCGAGCACCCCCAGCCGCTGATCGATCGCATCCAGTACGGGCGCGACTTCCAGCACCCGAAGCTCCCCGCGGCCTCGTACAAGGTCGTGCAGCAGGTCGAGGAGCGCGGCGTCTTCTCGTTCTGCATGTGCCCGGGCGGATGGATCGTGCCCGCGTCGACCGAGCCCGATGGGCTCGTCGTCAACGGCATGAGCCTCTCGCGGCGCGACTCGCCCTTCGCGAACTCGGGGCTCGTGGTCGCGTGCGAGGTGCACGACTGGGAGCGCGCCGGCTTCCACGGCCCGCTCGGCGGGGTCGAGCTCCAGCGCACGATCGAGCGCGCCGCGATGCAGGCCGGCAACGGCATGCTCAAGGCGCCCGCCACGCGCGCGACCGACTTCGTGCGCGGTCACGCGTCGAGCAGCGCGCCCACCTCGAGCTACCTGCCGGGGCTCGAGGCCACCAACGTCGCGGACGTGCTCGACGTCGCGGGCATCCCGTTCAGCAAGCGCCTGCGCGAGGCGCTCGGCGCGTTCGATCGCCGGATGCGCGGCTACGTCGGCGAGGACGCGGTGCTGGTCGGCGTCGAGTCGCGCACCAGCGCGCCGGTGCGCGTGCCGCGCGATCCCGAGACGCTCCTCTCGCCTTCGCTCGACGGGCTCTATCCGGCGGGCGAGGGCGCGGGCTACGCGGGCGGCATCGTGAGCGCCGCGCTCGACGGCATGCGGGTCGCGGTCGCGATCACCGAGCGCCTGCGCGTCGCGACCAGCGCCTGA
- a CDS encoding tetratricopeptide repeat protein, with the protein MIRFARTCSLALLLASSFAACGPRGGYPIERTIGGERRLGVFVGPHSYEHFVRGELAREGGDLRAAADHYELARAGAVDDPLVIARLAEVRDQLGEREAAERALDEGERLDPRSEAIFMARGAIAERHGELAEAVDAYARAVDTGEGSEEPVIALSRVLRESGAGERADAVLERYLAEHEGGVGAARARLSLAMARGDAATAGLAALELARRSPQHRDEVSRAAEEALGAGHPILAYRLLALMPEGSVPRALRLRVLIAADARSEIEALLASWTPERPEEMLEVARAWLVLGEPENAAELAETALASGSGADARVVLARARLAQGRLGDAATIAAAVPAGASVYEEARAIVADAITQGGLPALADELRAGAQD; encoded by the coding sequence GTGATCCGATTCGCTCGCACGTGCTCGCTCGCGCTCCTGCTCGCGTCGTCGTTCGCGGCGTGCGGCCCGCGCGGCGGTTATCCGATCGAGCGCACGATCGGCGGCGAGCGCCGGCTCGGCGTGTTCGTCGGGCCTCACTCGTACGAGCACTTCGTGCGCGGGGAGCTCGCGCGCGAGGGCGGCGATCTGCGCGCCGCGGCCGATCACTACGAGCTCGCGCGCGCCGGCGCGGTCGACGATCCGCTGGTGATCGCGCGGCTCGCCGAGGTGCGCGATCAGCTCGGCGAGCGTGAGGCCGCGGAGCGCGCGCTCGACGAGGGCGAGCGCCTCGATCCGCGCTCCGAGGCGATCTTCATGGCGCGCGGCGCGATCGCGGAGCGTCACGGAGAGCTCGCGGAGGCGGTCGACGCGTATGCGCGCGCGGTCGACACCGGCGAGGGCAGCGAGGAGCCGGTGATCGCGCTCTCGCGCGTGCTGCGCGAGAGCGGTGCGGGCGAGCGCGCGGACGCGGTGCTCGAGCGCTACCTCGCGGAGCACGAGGGCGGCGTCGGCGCGGCGCGGGCGCGCCTCTCGCTCGCGATGGCGCGCGGGGATGCGGCCACCGCGGGGCTCGCCGCGCTCGAGCTCGCGCGACGCTCGCCGCAGCACCGCGACGAGGTCTCGCGCGCCGCGGAGGAGGCGCTTGGAGCGGGCCATCCGATCCTCGCGTATCGACTGCTCGCGCTGATGCCCGAGGGCTCGGTGCCGCGCGCGCTGCGGCTGCGGGTCCTGATCGCGGCGGACGCGCGCTCCGAGATCGAGGCGCTGCTCGCGTCGTGGACCCCCGAGCGACCGGAGGAGATGCTCGAGGTCGCGCGCGCGTGGCTCGTGCTCGGCGAGCCCGAGAACGCAGCGGAGCTCGCGGAGACCGCGCTCGCGAGCGGCAGCGGCGCGGATGCGCGGGTGGTGCTCGCGCGCGCCCGCCTGGCCCAGGGTCGCCTCGGCGACGCCGCGACGATCGCCGCGGCAGTGCCCGCCGGCGCGTCGGTCTACGAGGAAGCGCGCGCGATCGTGGCCGACGCGATCACCCAGGGCGGCCTGCCCGCGCTCGCCGACGAGCTCCGAGCCGGAGCGCAGGACTGA
- a CDS encoding DUF5132 domain-containing protein, with protein MSKKDVWIGIAAGAGAVLAAPLVLPVVGAIARPLVRETIKLGFLLAELARVHGAVALEALEDLIAEAREDARMAIEAREEPGETRRRRADGDGARRRAEPS; from the coding sequence ATGAGCAAGAAGGACGTGTGGATCGGCATCGCGGCAGGAGCCGGCGCGGTGCTCGCGGCGCCGCTGGTGCTGCCGGTCGTGGGCGCGATCGCGAGACCGCTCGTCCGCGAGACGATCAAGCTGGGCTTCCTGCTCGCGGAGCTCGCGCGGGTGCACGGCGCGGTCGCGCTCGAGGCGCTCGAGGATCTGATCGCCGAGGCGCGCGAGGACGCGCGGATGGCGATCGAGGCGCGCGAGGAGCCGGGCGAGACGCGTCGTCGTCGCGCCGACGGCGACGGAGCGCGGCGCCGCGCGGAGCCCTCGTGA